Part of the Cottoperca gobio chromosome 1, fCotGob3.1, whole genome shotgun sequence genome, tgaatcatttattttaactgCTCTCTCAGTTATTTACCATTTTACAAGTACACCCATTACGTGGATCCCATAATCTGAGCAGCCAGCAACTGAGTAACTCAGTTTATGAGATACAAGTAAGGACACGCGTCACCAGCTCTTGTTTATTTGGCAGACAGCAGAGAAATCCACTCACTTACCGTTACACCATTGGAATGGTTGCATGAAATTTGACTCCCAGGGTAGCAGCAGTAAATTCAGGCCCTGTCAGAAGAAAGCTGGAGGGGGTCCAAGATCGTGGGCCGGAGCTCCGGAAACTGAATCTGTTTTTGAGCCTAGGACTCAGTTTTTTGTTGGCGTGTGTCAGTCAGTTCTtccaaaaaggaaaaacatgaaGATTTTTTAGATTTGCTCAGATTCCACAAATCCTCGGGGAAGTGCGGTTTTGTTGGCTCAGCAGTCTGTGCTGCCGAGCATTCCCCAAATCTGGATTAACCACTCCGTGTAAAGATTGGGAGATTTGGTACTGGGATTTGGACCGGGACTGGAGACCTCATGTGCTCCTGGATCCCACCGAGTATGATGTCATCacaggagaaagaaggagaaacaaagaaatcttggtgattgtttttttcaaataccTCGCACCATGTGTTATTCACGAGTTGTTAGTGTGGAAAGCTGAATCTCACTCAGACACAATGTCATAAATAAACCACACAGGCTGCTTGGTAACAGGAAATACTTACATTTCCAGCAGAAAAAGGCCTCTTAGACTTCACTTTGCGTCAAATTCAATGACATCCACCCCTCACAATGACAGTCCTCGTCCAGTCAGGGTAATTATCTGGCATTAGTCTGCGCTTTGTCTTCCTCCCCAAAGCTGCTTTTTTAACAGAGGATTTTCACAAGtctcatccccctctcctctgttgtctcctCCTCCAGTCCTCTGATCTTGCAGTGGGTATTCCTCCTCAGTGTAGATGTGTTTCCCTCAAAGCCCAGACAAAGTGAGGACAGCTCCATGCAGTCAACAACAGTCCTCTAGCTGGGTTTGGTGTTTtgctggtgtttgtgtgtgagttagtgcatgtgtgtgtgtgcgtaggcGGGGGGATCCTACTCTCCCTCTAACCATCTGCTCCTTcaattgagaaaaaaaacaaatcagagaCAAAGgcggtgtgtgtgcaggagtgtgtcTACGTGTGTCGTATTCAGACTCTCCAAACCTCCAGCTGGCTTTGTCATGGCAGgcttcccctcttcctcttttcaatCCATGATGATGCTCTCAGCCTACAATTTGCCTTTCCCTTCCTCCCCTTgctcctgctctgctctgccttGGGTTTGTAAACAGATCTGTGCTCATGTGACCAGCCGTTTTGCCTCGCaactctcctctccctcagccctccctcacttcctctgTCCTCCAATCTGTAGGCAGAAGGAAGGCAGAATGAGCCTGACACTGACGAATAGGGTGCCTGCAAGCATgctggtgtgtatgtgtatgtgtctgtgtgcgcacACCCCTGTGCATGTATAtgtgagagggagaaaagagagagacgtTTGCAGCAAAGTCGAGGGAGGCCCGGTCAGCAGCATGCGCATGGCAGATGTCCTGACAACCAAAACAAAGCCATTTGTGTGGAGAAGAGGTcagcaacagaagaagaagtagatgCAACCTCTTTCACCATTTCCTCCCTGCACACATTaacatgattgttttttttagagcagattattattcatgtttgatttgtttgatcTATATATAAACATCATGTCACTCTTTTGcaaacaaagaagaagcaggaggcaGGGCAGAGGGGGAGGATGTATCTGTGGATACAGGGAACAAAGCAGCAAGTAGGCAGATAAtatgaggagaaaaagagggagacacagagagaaaagtcaAAGTCTGGACAAAGACGTCCATCCACCCCCACACCAGCGGCCCTGGCTATTTTGCTGAGGGAGAGAACAGCTGCTGGGCGAGCTGTGACACGGTCAAGGGGGGGTGCTGCTTCACCAATCCccggggggagggagggaggcttCAATGGGATCCATGCCATCTTCATTgaccctcccctcctccccctcctgctcTAGTAATGACATTACTGCTGAATACAGGAACAGCTGGATTGAGTGCACAGATGCATGAGCATAAACACAATCCTTAATACACTGCATGCACTGTTGGGTGTTTACAGGATTCACAATCAagtgagttgtgtgttgttgttgcttcagggttgtgttttttcattgttgGCATATGAAGGCTGGTGGTTTTGTTAACAGCACGCCCTCTTGTGAAATATGATGAAAACTCCATTGTCAACAACAGCTTCCTGAAGATATACAGAATGTGAAATCTGTTTGAACATAACAAAGTATATTTACTCTAAGTTTGAGGTACTTTaatatttccattgtatgctacCTTATACTTCCACtccattacattttatattataatcttTACTCCATGACATGTATTTGATAACTtgagttactttgcagattgagattcttaatacaaaatataaataataattaatgatgctttattataggttaagacaCCCAGCAGTGTATAAAGCAAATACTCCATCTAttccagctgcaacattaaagtatacattaatgcatcactaattataatgcagtgataatatatatgattctgaaatgggccattctgcataggagtagttttactttatgtaatttaaaaatagtttgaTCCTCGTAATTTTACTTACACGGTTTTGAGAGTATTTCTACATCGTAGTATtgctgaatacttcttccaccactgtatgaaaatgttcacaggttatataaaagaagaagacaagGGAGGGACTGACTAACCTGAGCACGAAAacgagggagcgagagagatgcAAATGTTGGCCTTGTTTTCTTAGTGATATGTAAATAGTTTTGGCTGTCCCAACCTTTTTGTTGCCTATATCATAGGTTTGCCAGATTGTAAATAAAGCATCATTAGGTGTATCTGCTAATAACAAGGTTCAAGGCCAGAAATGTGCGTCAAAGCATAATAAATATCATTATATAAAGTTGATATTCTTTTGTATGATTCTAATGTCACTGATAAACTCTTGTAAACAGGTGAGTTTGTCTGAAGTCCATCAAACTGCTGTTTGAATGTGACcacaagttgcagtttacaggAGAATGGTAAGTGCTAAGATTTAGTGTGACTATGTGACATCAAACAGCATGCAAAGTATTTTGCGTGGCTCGATGACATACAATACAAAGACGCACATTTGCACCGTGCGTTGCGTCATTCATGCAAGTTGATATTTTTTAACTCAAGCAAGACATCAACGTTTGAGATTGTCACACGTTGATAGACCATTGACGTTGTTGAATCAGAAAATGCAGGAAAAGGTTAATGTAGCCATCAGTGGGCAGCGGCCTGTCGtcaataataaacatcttaaatgcAGGTGAGTTTGTATGATTGTTAAGTTACACGGCATTTAGGTGTATATTTGTTGCTGTATTTACGCTTAACTTCGACAACATTATTTAGAGTGTTGATGCGACTACAATGTTAGCGTAGCGCTGATTGATCCAAACTCCAGAAAACCAGCATTGTAAAAGTTGGTTGCTTGTCGTCTTGTGGACAGATCTGACAAAGCATGAAttcaaactttttaaaaatcgGCTTGATGATGTAGTTATTTCTGCAGCCACACCTCTACCTCGTTGACCCTGAACACAGGGTGCACCACTaggctgtgtgctcagccccctcGTGTACTCCCTGTTCACCTACGACTGTGCTGCCAAGCACAgttcaaacatcatctttaagTTTGCTGACGATACGACCATCATGGGCCTCATCAACAACAATGATCAGACGGcctacagagaggaggtgaagatactgcacagctggtgtcaAGAAAAGAACCTCTCTCTCAACGTCAGCAGGGGACACACACCTCCCCATCCATATCGGAAAGGGTCAGCAGCTTTAAGTTCCTCGGTGTGCTCATCACTGAGGACCTCTCCTGGTcacttcacacagacacagtgaccAAGGAAGCTCGCCAGCGGCTCTGTTTCCTGAGAAGACTGAGGAAGTTTGGCATGAACAGCAGCATCCTCACAAACTCCTACAGAGGAGCCATCGAGAGCTTGCTGACGGGCTGTATCACGGTCTGGTACGCAGATAGCTCCAGAGAGCGGTGGAGGCGGTCACAGCACACCATTGGCAACAGTTTCCCGgccattcaggacattttccacCCAGCACGCAGACTGTTCTCCCTGTTACCGTCAGGCAGACGAcacaggagcctggctgcaccaccaccagACTCAGGGACGGTTTCtaccaccaagccatcaggcttctcaacctccagacccacagacacactcactcactgtctgcactacatcaatataaatataattattgtacCGCACAACCTCCCTTTCTCATATATGTACATGCgctatattgttgtttattattgttttaacttaattATATAGTACTctttgatattttatatatatatttctttgactgctgagctgacatgctgtctctctcaaacacatgtcattgtaccgttgaccctgtgtcAACCtacatttgacaaataaaactttaaacttgaagttgaaacatttattacaattaAATCACAGCCAAATTAGTTTATTTAGGGTTCACACCGCTGTAATAAACCAGATCAACCAGATTACCAGACCAAGCAAGGCTGTAGCAGCAAAACCTAAGAATGTATTGATTTGAGCAAGAGTATGTTTTTATTGCTTATGATTTCTACTTTTCCTTTGTAGGAGAAAGATTGTGTTATGTCCTCTATCAAAAGTTGCATAGTCTCTCTTTAAAGCAAGGAGCCGCGGGGATATTTATGGTGGCTCTGCACTTgagcaacacaaacattcacttGTCTTGTCAATCAATGAGAACTCTCCAGAGTGCTGTAATAACGCTTTACCATCAGCCTGATACAGCAGTTCTGCAGCCTACACTTTACAGACTTCAGATTTTTGCAGAAATCTGTCCCGTAGAGAGCAGCGGCAGAGTTATAGTTGTGAGAACAGTAAAGACAACAAACAGGTTTGGGGTTATATACCTAGAACTAGACCTCTTTTTAGTTAACTGAAATATATGTGAACAAAAATATGTTGACAGTCTTAAGTATTGTACCATCACTCAAAACATATGTCGCCgtaaatgtatatattctaaCTCACTTTGACAAAGCCTTTCTTTGTCCTTTTCAACTCTTCAGACCTTACTATAATACACTGCCCATTCCCTTTTCTCCACGTCAGGGGTGTGTCCATTTACAAATCCATTTGCCGCTCCGTTGGCCTCTCCGTTCAGTTTGCCATTGTTCACACCCTCCATTTGATCCTTTCTCAGAGCCAGAGCCGGTTTACAGGTGTGCCAGTTCCATAAAACCTTATTCATGTCATCCTGGGCCCTAATACCCAGAAGCTTATCTTCGTCACTTCTCTTATCATCCTCGTCTTCATCGTCGCTGTCGTCCTTGCCGGAACGATGGTGGTGTAAGCTGCGCATCTCCCCGCTGATGTTCTCAAAGTACTGGTGGATGCACACCTTGGCAAAGCTCTTGGCGTGTTCCTTGCAGGTATCGTCGAACATCTTGCGCTCTATGTCGATGTAATGAGACCAGTACTTGGTCTTGAGGAAGGCGGCTTGAGTAAAGCATGGTCGAATCGCTCGGATCAGGAAGGCCGTGAAGGTCATCATGAGCAGAAACATCCATCCACATGCCTGTAAAATatggaaatggaaaatgaaaatggaggactttccattttcttttaatggtcacacacacgcacgttaAAAACTCTGCTTTTAACCTGTCccagtattaggagcagtggatatatatactattaaatGTATTGGTGTGGGAAAATGAAATCACACATCATACTGCAGTATATGAAATTAGATAACAGAGTCTTATGTtgactgctgttgtgttttgtcttgCAGATAGTGAAGATAGTGGAAGTGATCGATAAAGCATCTCTCGAAGCTTCCTGACGGTTTCATAGCCCATTAACATAATCTGTATATCAATGGACTTTTCAGAGACATGTTACTTTTAAGTCTGTATAATTTGCCTTTAGGCTGATCAAAGACCTAAAGAAGAGAGTGGGTGTTTTTTGGATGGATTGAAATAGGTCCCAGTTCCATGAATAATAAATTTAGAGGCTTATCTATTCCTCTAATATGCACAGAGGAAAGCTTCAGTGAGCTCAAAGTGCAAAGCTAGAGTCGGGTGGAGAGATTTAGGTTAACTACCGTTTTTGAGGAATGAAGCAAAGAAAATTGAATTTGCTGCGTCATCATATCCTGTGATGAAGTTGGAAAACTAATTGCTTAAAGTGTCCCCAACTTTTGGGCACACTTTTTCAAAATTtacagattttcttttcatctttattACAGAAGCCCTTTTTATTgacacttgtgcttttcctactatagCAGGTCAAAATGATTGCTGTGACACAGGTCATGTCCTCAGTATTATAATGGTCCAGTGGATTCACAcaatagatgtttttttaaattggatttaaagaaatgtttaagGCAATGGTAGCTATGGTAAAGATCcgagaaaaacattttgggtGATCCTTTTTCTAAATTTGCtctaaattgttttgtttcctgtttttttcaTCTGTGCAAACAGGAGGGCAGGAGGAATTCTTTCTTTGTCAAAATAATTTTTCTAAGTGTTTGTTGTAATACTCGCTTTGTCCACAAGAGgctaaaaaaacattcatgttttgttCCAGGTGAGTTTGAATTTCTAGActgcatggagaaattaaaactcaggGAAAtcagtattacaacaacacttaaaaaaatgatcatgacaaaataaaaagtctacCCCTACATCAGATTGCCCATATTAAGTGCTCTTGTTACTGTCTAGGGTAAGCTAACTAACCTCGATGACACCAAACTTCCAAATAATCATACTAACAGCAACTTCTTTTTGTTAGTGAATTTTTACTGCTTTGTTGCCTCTTGTTTGAAAGTACAGCCGAAGATAGACTGGGGGTGAGATGGGTTAGGACTCAGATTTAGCACCCCCCAGTATATTCTATTGAgattatttctttttacattttggccTCCTACAATACTCAAATGTGCCTTATGACGGATGTTTGGTTCAGGTCTGTCTCTGTCAAAAGCATGCCAGCTAATAACCCCTTCAGTGTATAACCATTCACAGAAAAGTGATGAAAAACCTCCTGCAGTCTACCTGTGATATACACATGATGTATAGCGTTGCTGCCACTCTAATCTCCCGATGCTCAAATAGCTCTTCGCACGGGATCCTCGCCAGCAGTTTCATCTTCTCCGTCTCTGACAGCCCCTTCATGAGACTGTAATTCCCAAATGTGTCAATATCCAAGTTGATGCTGAAAGCACAGAGGAAGCTCTTCCCATCCATGAGCGTGACGGACACCCACACTGCAGGTGCTATCAAGGATCTCTGTGTGATTGAGCAAAACATGTAGCGAAGGACCGTTGGATCCTTCCTCCGTTTCCCCATGGGTCTTTTCCATTCCTCTGCGAGCACCGACACATTATTGTTCAACACAAAACCTAATAGGAAGAACCATATGGATGGAATAATGAGCAGTCCGATCCCATAGGTGTAGTTGTATTCTGGCATACAGGGGCAGCTGAACTTGAAGATAGTGTACATATGTGCACTAGCGAGTGCCATGATACCACAGATCCCATTCATAAAAGATTCCTGGTTGGATTGGAGCATCTGGAACATCATACGAAACTTAtccattttgggaaatgtggtGGATGTTTAATTCAGATGGAAATAAATCTGTGAAAGGAAATGCAGAAGGAAGTTTGAAATCAATGAGTGAAGACGTGGAAGAAAAGGCACTTTATGGCTTTATGATACACATATTTCAGATGAGATAACTAGTGCTATTAAACCCTTTTCCTGTGGTGTTAAATGAAGATTTAGTAGCAATCCAGTTACCACTTTCTGATAAGATTATATACAAGAAGTAAGATGCCTGGGCATTGTTCTATATTCATAGTTACTGCcgcacttttattttgttattgctgtttgttttgtaattgttttgtatgtGAAGTAATTTTAACTTTGCTATATAAATTAagatattattatcataataatatgaataatattataaatgaaGCTATTATAATCCCTTAATAAAGGGTGACTTATTAGAAAGTGGTAGCAGAATCTCATAGGCTTATAGTGAACTGACTTTATGATTCAGGTTCATCAGTTTGATAGAGAGATAATAATTGGAAAATAGATATTTATCTCAATGAGActtgatttaataaataaaataatacaaagtcAGGCATCCCACAGATATTGATcagaaagaaaaatcacaaaaacacacttacGTATTTTCTTTCGAGTGGATGAACaaaggaaatggaaaaacaactcatACAGTGACAATATAGTCCATGGGGAAAGAACTTGCAGCGCTATATATACTTATTAGACACAGTAGCTCCGACCAAGTGGAAGCTGTTTCTCGAACTCTGTGGTGATGTTCAAAGCTGACCACATCGCTTGTCACCATGCCCCTCCCTTCGCAGGTGTCGAGTGTGATGTAACTAAAGATTCTCATTCAGCTGCACATTTTCTCAAAGGTAAACCTGTTACAgttcacagaaacacattttcaattcaATGCTTTCACAATTCACTTTTTCCCATCCCGTCTGATATGAATGTAGTTTAGTTTTAACACAAGTTACCTAACCCTCGAGGGCGCAGTGTTGTTCAGCTGCAGCCAGAACGATCCAGACATGCAAACATGATCTCCAACCATTCAAATATCCGCCGCTTCGGCTGGAAAATGTGGTCGTTGCCTAAGAGGAGAAGGTTGAATCTGTTTCCATATGTTTAACTAGAACCAAATAAATCAAGGGACAATAGTTTATCTCGGGGcaacatataataattatttaatctCCGAGGGATTATTTAGTTTACTTCACAAAGCCCTTTCAACTCAACTGCACTGAATGAGGCAGAGCTCGACAAACCGGTTAGAAGGCCACAACAATATAAAAGGCAGGGGCTTACTGACACAAATCAACTTCTACAAAAGAGCGTGGACTAATGCttcataatgtaatgtaatatgttgTGAAAGTTTGATTCATTCAGTGACTCAGAGTAAATTCACTTCTGACTATGCAGTTAAACTAACAGGAAGTCTGTgctatctgttttcttctgtgtaaTGCACAGGGAAATGTCACAGCAGAGGCTGTGCAGGAAATAAGTCACAAAACACAACCTACAACCACATCTCAAATAGGAAGAGATCACTGAGGCTGTAGCTGTGCAAGGTTAGTCTGTCGCTTCCTCTTTTGTACCTATTCACATGTAACCGGAACATTACAAAGCAGAAACAAGTGATCACTTTTTTGGTGCGTATTCTTgatttttttcctttcattttaagTTCAGCGATAAATGGTGTTTGATATACAATGTATTCAGAGAAATGAGTAAAGAGGATGCTTCCAAGCCATCAAGGGAGTAGATTCTTTCTTACTTACTTTGCATCATTATGAAATTTGCCTGAAGGAACATTTCGCACAAAGTATTTTTTCATCTAATTCCAAGGGTTTctattatttcttttgtttttacattatcaAAGAacactaattattttttttctagGGTTATTCTAGGATTGTTTTCATGATAAATTAATATGCAGATTAATcaattggtctataaaatgtcagaaaatagtgaaaagggatagtttgaagtggggttatatgaggtacttatccatagccAGTGTATTACCTTCAGTAGATGACGGTTGGCGTGCTCCCAGCTTGGAGAAACAGCCagggcagcagcaaaatatattttagctacttaaaagaaaagcccaccaaaacaataatcaatatcagtttaagtatacactatatttagaatatgttcagCACTTTACCTTGCCAGCAGACAGCTCTTTGACAACAAAACACTATTTTTACCTCACAAAACAGGAGTTGCTGTTAAACCGCTGCAAGGTAAAAAATACAGGGTTTTTTCAATTGAGTCTGATGGCTGATGGTGAGAGCAtcgaaaagcaggaaatctccttATGTGTAATTTTTGCATGAAAGATCACATAACGATTAGTAGATCATCAAATAGTTGGCAATAATTTCTGTCTAATTATTAGTCGACTAGTTGTTTCAGctctatattttttttaatccctTAAATTCTCTCTAACAATTCTTTATGCGGTTTGATTTATTCACAGACGATGCAAGATATTCTGctgcgtgtgtttgtggtggCTCTGGGTCTCCTCGCATATCCGAGGGATAAGCCCAGGGTTGAGGAATGGGATGATATCCCCACAGTGAGCATGCAGAAGCATGAAGACAGACTgctgagaggaggggagaaacTGGACCACGAAATGGCAGCTGTCAGCGAGGAAATGACACATAGTGAGAATGGAGGGCCTCGGGATAACATTCAGACTGATCAAAATGTTACCGAAAAAGATAAAATGTCGGTCTTTGAAGATATTTCTGTCAAAAAAGATTCAGAGGAAGTCGCTGCTGATCACAACTCACATTTTATAGCAAATGTGGATCCAAGTCAACCTGAGACTGCTCTGAAAACTTCACAAGTTCACCATGAGCAAAATAGAAATATACAGCTgggagaaaaaactaaacagggAGAGGACCTCCAGACTGATGACTCTTTCACAGACCAACGCAGACCCCAAGAGCAACAAGAAAAGCCTGAAGTGTTCAGCTCCAAAGAACAAGAATCACCTCCTCCGTCACACCTTCACACCATGACATCAGAAAATGAAACTTCAGAGGAGGCCATCGCTGACTGGGAGCGGGATTACCTCTGGTACATATGGAACACACTCTCCATCATTTCCATGATTCGCTTCTTGAAGAAATGCCTAGGGAGAAATTCCCAAGTAGAAAGCAAGCCCTTCCCAGTGACCTGCACCGCTGCTGAAGTGCCGCTACCGGACAACGACACTCTGCTGCGATTTCATTCTAAATGTATTCAAGTCTCGTCCGATACGAGTTGCAAGGAGTTTTTGGAGGGGTTTGCAAAGGATCTATTGGAGGCCATGAGGACCGTGTGCGATAGAAATGGCGGTCTGGTGATTGAAGACTTTCAGATAGTGGACGCGTGCAATATCATCGTCCCTTTCACCCCACCTGATCCCTATAGTTTCAAGTGTCTGCTCTGGAACAATCAGGCAAATGACCTGCTGCCAGATATGCAAGCATGCGGTCAAATCAAACTGGTGGAAGATAAGACAATCCAAAATGGCTGCCTCTGTCAGTCTTTTAATTCAGATGATATGGTGTGCTTGCTGCATTGCGAGACTGGGAAAGTAAAGACAAAAATGACTGATGGCCTTCTTTGCGTGAAGAACTCCACCTTCCTGTCAAATTCGCAGGTCACCAGGTGGTTTCAGAGCACCATCAAACAAGCATGGGAACAGATTTCACACATGTACGAGTTTGCGCTGAACATTCGCTACATTGGTGCGCCGGGTGCTCTGGTAGTTCGCTTCAGATCAGGGAAGAAGATTAGCTTCAGTATGAATCCTGTGGTTAAAGTCACTGATGCTCATTTCTTCATTACTCCTTGCTCCACAGACCGCTTGGATACTTTCTGGACGCTCTCCTTGACCAGCTATGAGGACCGTTTCTTAGAACACATCTCAAAACAGCTGCCTGTAAACTCATGCCACAGTCAAACTCTGGAAATTGCACATTTCCTCCACAAGAAACAGGGCAGCACTGTCAGGAAGTAGTGCTCTCAAGGATTGCCATTTTAAAACTGCACTAATGCATCTGCTTTTGACCAAAGACCCATCGCAGTGGAAACCCAACTTTGTGGCTTGTAGACTACGAGACTTAATGGCCTTCATGGAGAGAAGCCTCGAGAGAAAGCTCCTGCAACATGTGCTTATTGGAAACCCTTTAAGTCAGAGAGTTATTGAACTTCCTGATGAAGTTACTAATGCAAAGCCTGTGAATCTCTTCCATCCCCTTGTGGTACACAACTGCATCTACAGAAATGCTGTGACACACTTCCAGGAAATGCTTAGCAATACACACATGTTGATACATGACTATGTTGACAAGTGTATTGTAATGGGTTAATAtaagttttaaaatgcataGTTTAAAGCTTTGAGGAATGAGTTGTGCCATTTCTTCATGAATAGACTATAGAAACATCCAGTGAGagaatttgtttatttaaaattctGATAGTTTCCACACACTTTTAGTAATTATGGTCCCAGTTATTTAGGAAGTCTTTATGCTCTTCCATGCTGGGGTCCTCCAAAGTGAATGTGTCGGCATCCGAGAATGTCATCCGTGGTTGAAGCTGCTCATATTTGCCCTTGCTCACGTCGACCTTCCAAGACTGAGTGGAAATGACACGACCAGAAGCTGTTGAGAAAAACATTACAACTTTTAAAGTGcgtaaaagtactcattttaCAGGTTAAGCTTGCCTCAATGCTTAGTGCCAAGCACTGGATTTGAGGTACTTATGAGACAGCAAAATGACTTGACACTCAAGTTAAGGATTTTTCCATGCATAAACACAAAAGTTGAAACCTACCCTTTGAAGATGCTGGGACACAGGGTGACtcacatgtgcacacagagTCATCACCGTACAGCTCCTTCCACCTACACAAACAGTTATCAGGTCTTGAAATGCTAAGCTTAATGAGAACACAATACAAGttctgtacaaaacaaaaagtacacaaaacatttatcCCACAAGACCAAAAGAAAGCTACTGCCGCCTGTGGAAGTTTCACTTTAGCCAGGAGTCAAACTCACTTATTGGAACCTGCATCATAGTTGCAAGCCTTTGAAGTCAGAGTCGGAGTTAGTGTCCCAACAGAGAGCTCACAGTGCATGTAGAGTTGCTGAAAGACATAAACTTCAGCGTTAACATACATTTTCCCATTTAAGAATAAAGCCCCGTACTGCTTGTGACCCATGTACCTGTGTTGAAGACTTAGTGGAAAGCTGGTCCTTGAAGATCAGAGCGGCTACAGAGAATCTCTGGACCACCTTTGAGGTACTAGCGAGGAACTTTGACTCGCTAGAAATCTTGGAATCAACCATGCAGCTGCAATTAGAGAGAACATTCATGTTTTACCGTCAAGCGAGTGACATGCCCATCTCGTTTGATAAATAAGATGGCTCTTACCCGTGGTTGTCAATGACTACATGTTTTGAGGTGGATTGAGAATCTTTGGTAGCTGTCATGAAGCACTTGTTGACGTAGAGCCTCACATCTCCAGTTCTTCCGAATCCCTTGGCCGCAAAGTACATCGGTTGGCCCAAGGTGTAGGTTTTGACACCAGTGATGGGTTTTCCTGAGTCTGAAAAAGTGATTATCAGTCACTGACCGTTTGATACTTACAGAATTAAGTGGGGCAGCGGCACACGTTTGCTTTTGAGAGATTagcataaaacaaattaaagaaagtgaaaaatgtttgaTGCCTGAACTCTTGATGTCTGAA contains:
- the LOC115015806 gene encoding LOW QUALITY PROTEIN: inositol 1,4,5-trisphosphate receptor-interacting protein (The sequence of the model RefSeq protein was modified relative to this genomic sequence to represent the inferred CDS: deleted 1 base in 1 codon) → MQDILLRVFVVALGLLAYPRDKPRVEEWDDIPTVSMQKHEDRLLRGGEKLDHEMAAVSEEMTHSENGGPRDNIQTDQNVTEKDKMSVFEDISVKKDSEEVAADHNSHFIANVDPSQPETALKTSQVHHEQNRNIQLGEKTKQGEDLQTDDSFTDQRRPQEQQEKPEVFSSKEQESPPPSHLHTMTSENETSEEAIADWERDYLWYIWNTLSIISMIRFLKKCLGRNSQVESKPFPVTCTAAEVPLPDNDTLLRFHSKCIQVSSDTSCKEFLEGFAKDLLEAMRTVCDRNGGLVIEDFQIVDACNIIVPFTPPDPYSFKCLLWNNQANDLLPDMQACGQIKLVEDKTIQNGCLCQSFNSDDMVCLLHCETGKVKTKMTDGLLCVKNSTFLSNSQVTRWFQSTIKQAWEQISHMYEFALNIRYIGAPGALVVRFRSGKKISFSMNPVVKVTDAHFFITPCSTDRLDTFWTLSLTSYEDRFLEHISKQLPVNSCHSQTLEIAHFLHKKQAALSGSSALKDCHFKTALMHLLLTKDPSQWKPNFVACRLRDLMAFMERSLERKLLQHVLIGNPLSQRVIELPDEVTNAKPVNLFHPLVVHNCIYRNAVTHFQEMLSNTHMLIHDYVDKCIVMG
- the calhm1b gene encoding calcium homeostasis modulator protein 1 gives rise to the protein MDKFRMMFQMLQSNQESFMNGICGIMALASAHMYTIFKFSCPCMPEYNYTYGIGLLIIPSIWFFLLGFVLNNNVSVLAEEWKRPMGKRRKDPTVLRYMFCSITQRSLIAPAVWVSVTLMDGKSFLCAFSINLDIDTFGNYSLMKGLSETEKMKLLARIPCEELFEHREIRVAATLYIMCISQACGWMFLLMMTFTAFLIRAIRPCFTQAAFLKTKYWSHYIDIERKMFDDTCKEHAKSFAKVCIHQYFENISGEMRSLHHHRSGKDDSDDEDEDDKRSDEDKLLGIRAQDDMNKVLWNWHTCKPALALRKDQMEGVNNGKLNGEANGAANGFVNGHTPDVEKREWAVYYNWRTEEVREG